In the Syntrophus aciditrophicus SB genome, AGGCTGATTTTTCAGTAAACCCCAGATTTCCCAGTATATCATTGCCTGAAGCGTTCAGCAGAGAGATGCCTGCCGCTCCTGTCGCTTTGCTTGTCAGAGTCAGCCGATAGCCGGCCACGCCATAATTGACAATGCTTGCCGTAACGCCTGTAGCATTGTTTCCCGAGTTAAGATTATTTATCTTATCCCGGATATCGACAAGATCATCGGATTCCGAAATAGTGACAGCCCGTCCGTTGATCAGGATGTTGCCCGAATAGGATGATCCCATTGAATCCGTGATGCTCGAAAAATAACGGGAGGCCAGTTTTTCCGCCGTCGCTTTATTTTTGACAATGATATTATAGGTTCCTGGTGAAGCTGATGATGAGGTCGTAACAGATAAGAGATCAGCGGCTTTTACCGTACTGCTGTCGGTTGTCATACTGGTAGAGAATATGGAGAAGTCATCATAATCTTTAAGATTTTCTGCGCTGGTTCTCAATGCCAGCAATTTGGCGTTAAAAGATTGCCATTCTGTCAGTTTATTAGAGGCTTCTGTTTTCTTACTGGTTATCCGGTCAACCCCCCTGTGTTCTATTTTCATAAACTGGTCGATCATACTCCGCCAGTCAAAACCGCTCGCCAGTCCGGAAATCAGATTCGTGCTCGATGACATGTTGGTCCTTTCCAGAAAAATCCTTCGAAATGATTTATTATAAATATCGGGTCGATTCTTCTAAAACTTTAAGAAACTTTTTAATTACCTCTGATTTTCCTTGGGTGTTGAATGATTACAGTTAAAAGACCCCGCACAGAAGATGCGGGGTCTTGAAATGTTAGAGTTTATTAGCGCTTCTATCCGAACAGCGAAAGAATCTGTTGCGGCGCCATGTTCGCCTGCGCAAGCATAGAGGTGCCCGCCTGCATGAGAATCTGGTTCTTGGTAAAGGTTGTCATTTCTGATGCCATGTCTACATCGCGTATGATGGATTCCGATGCCGTGGCGTTTTCTATGGTCGTGGCCAGAATGGCAGATGCGTAGCTTAACTGGTTTTGCGCCGCCCCCACGCTGCTTCGACGAGTATTGAGCTTTGCGATGGCAGTGTCAATTGTTGCCAGAAAAGTCTGGGCCTCCGTGGCCGAATCGAGCTGATCCTTGGACAGATCCAATCCGTCCGCATCAATTGCCTTCACACTTCCGAGAGAAACATTGATTCTGTCGTTATTTGTGTTTTTTGCACCCACCTGGAACGCAGATTCTGATCCATTCGTCGCTATAATGCTCCCGTCAGATGTAGTCGACAAGTTGCTGTTAAAGGTGAGGGTCAGGCCCAGGGCGTCGAAACGGGCACTGTTTGTTTCTCCTGCGCTCGGGACGGAGATTCCGTAAAGGGTTTGCTCTATGGATTGTCCCCCAATCGTCGCCGATACTGAAAGCGCTAAATCAGATCCGTCTGCAACGGCACTCACGGTGTATGTCGTTGCGGATTTCAGACCCGTCGCCGTATAGAGACCCTTTGCTGATGTTAATGTTCCCGAAGAAATGCCTATGCCGAATGTGCCATCGAGAAGCTTTGATCCGGCATACTCCGTACTGCTGGCGATTCTGTCGATTTCATCGAGGAGGGCATTGCCTTCCTGGTTGATTTTCGCAAGGTTGGAGCTGGCATTGGCCGAGCTTGCCTGGGTCGCCAGTTCCTTCAAGCGAGTCAGCATGTTGGATATCTGATCCATGGCCCCTTCCGCCGTCTGTAGCAGGGAATTTGCTTCAGAGGCATTACGGCTCGCCGCCTTGTAGCTGGCGATATCAGCCCGGAACTGCGTTGAAATGGCGAGTCCCGCTGCATCATCGGCAGCTCTGTTGATGCGGTATCCGGACGATAATCTCTCCAGGGATTTGGACATCGCTGAATCTGAAATGGTTAAGTTTCTATGCGCATTTAACGCTGCAATATTGTTTTGAATTCTAAGACCCATGATACGATCCTCCTTGATGTGTTTTTTTAGTTGGCTTCCTTGCCGGGATTGTCAAAATTAAAATTCATTTCGCAATAAACAAAAGGCCATAACGATACTTTTACAAAATGTGTAAATTCTCTTATTACCTCCTTTCCGCTTTTTTCTTTTGATTTTATAATCGGATGATGGAAGGATTTACTTTAACAAAAAAAAGAAAGTTGATGATAAATTCAGAAAAACACTGATTTTTGGGATGTTGATTTTTGCTGATACTTCTATGAGGATCGAGTTGCGGGTCTTTGTTCCGGATTTATTTGAAACATCTTGCTCACAAATTCAATTTTTTCTGTATCTGGTTCAGATTCGATCAAAAGTAAATTCTCGATCAGTTTTTGGCTGTCAATGGACAACAAAGAAATCATTTCCGTCAACCGGTTAACGGCCTTCCGATTTTCGCGAACTGAATAAGCAATATCAGTCAGAATGATGGCGATGTCTTCAAAACAGCCAATCTCTCGTTGTATATCCAACTTAAGGATGTTAAGCAGCCTGCTGCAGACTGCCAGAAAAGAATCGATGCGATTGCATCTCAGTTCGATTTCGCACTGACAAATAAGGGTTTCCACTGAAAGTGAACTCGAAAGAGAAAGAACCTGATTGAAAAAAGTTCGAGCTTCATCAAAGCGATTCATCGAAAGGCATGTTTCCGCCAGATGGAACCAGGAAAGGGCAAAGCGGTCATTAATTTCAATGGATTTCATGAAAGCCTCAACCGCTTTTTCAAAAAGGGATTCTTCCTTGCAGGCAATTCCTAAGTAACAGAATGCCTGGTAATTTTCCGAGTCAGCTTCCAGCGCCACACTGGAGGCGCTTAATGCCAGACTGAAATCCCCTGCCGTTAGGCTCAATTCTGCCAGTCGATTCAGGGCGACCACATCTTTGCGACCAAGCCGGTATAATTTCTCGAGACAGTTCTTTTCTTCAGTGTAATTGCCAGTCTTGTGATTCAATTTTGCGAAGGCATACCAAATTGAAGATTCATTGGGAGCCTCGGCAACCGCCATTTTAAGATAATGCTCCGCCCTCTGGATATCTCCTGTGTGGTCAATATGAAAGGTGGCGATATTCCATAAGACCTGCCATTTGAAATCAGATATTTTCAGGGCCGCCTGATAATGCTTATCCATCTTAGTAAAATTCTGATTGCGATGAGCGGCATGACCGAGCAGAAGATGCATATCCGGAATGTTTTTTAAGGTCGTGTGGATGACGACATCGGTCTTGTCAGGATTGTTTTCAAAATAATCTGCCAGTTTCAGGAATTTGTTCCCATGTCGTTCAACCTTGTCCCATTGATTTTTTTCTCCGTAGACAAGTGTTAAGGTGTAGTGCGAATCTAAGTGATCCGGATATTTTTTGATGGATTTTCGAGAGTAGAATTCTGCACTTTCGAGATTGCCAAACAAATAAGATGATATGGCCGCATTATGATGGGTCCACAGATATAAAGGGTGCTGATTGTTTTGTTGATCGGCTAGTTTTATTGCCAGAATGGATTCTTTTAACGCTTCTTCATGCATCCCCCGGGAGAGATAGGAAGTTCCAAGATAATGGTGCGGCCTCGGATCATCAGGATTTTCTGCGATATCTTTTTTAAGAAGATTGGTTGTTCTTAAGAATTTTTCGTTTGCTTTCTTCTCCTCAAGATCGTAGCCATAATGCATGAGTTCGATTTTTGATGGTTTCGGATTACTGGCGCCAACCAGACGGTTGTGAACAATGCCTTCGTAATGAATAATTCCATTATTTTTGTACAATCTCTCCAGATTATGGCGCGCCTTTTTCCTGCCTTTATCATAGGTACTTATTATATTGACAAAAAAGGCATCAGCACCGCCTGCTTCTCTAACGGTCTGACGGAGAAGCGATCCGCAGCCATCAAGAAGTTCTTCGTCAGCATCAATACTGAACACCCAATCACACGAGACATAGGATAAAGCTTGATTCCTCGCCTTGCTGAAGCTGTTTTCCCAAGGATGGAAAAAGATCTTGTCTGTAAATTTATTTGCAATTTCAACCGTATTGTCCGTCGATCCGGTGTCTACGATAACAATCTCGTCGACGAAATCTTTAACACTGTTCAGACACTTTTCTAAAAAAATTTCTTCATTCTTAACGATCATGCAACAACAGATCGTCGGCAGGGCTCTTTCTTTTTCATCCGTTTTATTGATTTTATTCAAAAGGCTTTTCGTCGTCTGATCGTGGGGATTGTGACGCCTTGCCTTTTCGAGAAAAAAAAGCGCGTCCTGAAAATATTTCTTTTCATGACAGTAAATGCCGGCCGCCTTCCAAGCCATATAGGGTTTGGGAGCCGTGTCAGCTGCCTTTTTAAAACAACAGCGCGCCTGCTCCCTGCTTCCCAGTTCATAATAAGCAATGCCAAGAAGGATATGAATGTTCCATATTTCATTCATTGT is a window encoding:
- a CDS encoding flagellin, translating into MGLRIQNNIAALNAHRNLTISDSAMSKSLERLSSGYRINRAADDAAGLAISTQFRADIASYKAASRNASEANSLLQTAEGAMDQISNMLTRLKELATQASSANASSNLAKINQEGNALLDEIDRIASSTEYAGSKLLDGTFGIGISSGTLTSAKGLYTATGLKSATTYTVSAVADGSDLALSVSATIGGQSIEQTLYGISVPSAGETNSARFDALGLTLTFNSNLSTTSDGSIIATNGSESAFQVGAKNTNNDRINVSLGSVKAIDADGLDLSKDQLDSATEAQTFLATIDTAIAKLNTRRSSVGAAQNQLSYASAILATTIENATASESIIRDVDMASEMTTFTKNQILMQAGTSMLAQANMAPQQILSLFG
- a CDS encoding TPR domain-containing glycosyltransferase; amino-acid sequence: MNKINKTDEKERALPTICCCMIVKNEEIFLEKCLNSVKDFVDEIVIVDTGSTDNTVEIANKFTDKIFFHPWENSFSKARNQALSYVSCDWVFSIDADEELLDGCGSLLRQTVREAGGADAFFVNIISTYDKGRKKARHNLERLYKNNGIIHYEGIVHNRLVGASNPKPSKIELMHYGYDLEEKKANEKFLRTTNLLKKDIAENPDDPRPHHYLGTSYLSRGMHEEALKESILAIKLADQQNNQHPLYLWTHHNAAISSYLFGNLESAEFYSRKSIKKYPDHLDSHYTLTLVYGEKNQWDKVERHGNKFLKLADYFENNPDKTDVVIHTTLKNIPDMHLLLGHAAHRNQNFTKMDKHYQAALKISDFKWQVLWNIATFHIDHTGDIQRAEHYLKMAVAEAPNESSIWYAFAKLNHKTGNYTEEKNCLEKLYRLGRKDVVALNRLAELSLTAGDFSLALSASSVALEADSENYQAFCYLGIACKEESLFEKAVEAFMKSIEINDRFALSWFHLAETCLSMNRFDEARTFFNQVLSLSSSLSVETLICQCEIELRCNRIDSFLAVCSRLLNILKLDIQREIGCFEDIAIILTDIAYSVRENRKAVNRLTEMISLLSIDSQKLIENLLLIESEPDTEKIEFVSKMFQINPEQRPATRSS